From the genome of Bacteroidota bacterium, one region includes:
- a CDS encoding metallopeptidase family protein has product MDRTRFEDIAEEAFNHLPALFKKKIENVEIVVEDAPVSPAPRSMLLGLYHGVPLTKRGAWYGMSPVLPDRISLYQNNIERVCTSDDEIRSKIYEVLCHEVGHYFGMDERQVRSAMKSW; this is encoded by the coding sequence ATGGATCGTACCCGGTTCGAGGATATTGCAGAAGAAGCGTTCAATCATTTACCGGCGCTCTTCAAAAAGAAAATTGAGAACGTGGAGATCGTTGTCGAAGATGCGCCTGTCTCCCCCGCGCCGCGGTCAATGCTGCTCGGACTGTATCACGGCGTTCCGTTGACAAAGAGAGGAGCATGGTACGGTATGTCCCCCGTGTTGCCGGACAGGATCTCGCTCTATCAAAACAATATCGAGCGCGTCTGCACTTCGGATGATGAGATCCGGAGCAAGATTTATGAAGTGCTGTGCCACGAGGTCGGGCATTACTTTGGAATGGATGAACGCCAGGTGCGCTCGGCGATGAAATCGTGGTAA
- a CDS encoding Yip1 family protein: MISCSVCAHPNDDLETVCAKCGSFIQDRVPNLDFFSTLWRIVESPSEAFHRIIVAEHKNYVLFQMTFLGIAISFALLWARHAGNEFDNLLYLLLLGVVVGLAIALPVGVVLAATLHGLVKFFGGKGTMKNTYAVVGWSLTPVLLSVSIILPIELGALGLRLFSTAPSPMEVKPVVYAVLLLLDAVAGIWSIQLARIGLSIAHKISSWKALEVVVIVCLVFSTALYQLFAWLIV; encoded by the coding sequence ATGATTTCGTGCTCCGTTTGTGCGCATCCTAATGACGACCTTGAAACGGTCTGCGCAAAATGCGGAAGTTTTATTCAGGACCGGGTGCCGAACCTCGATTTTTTTTCGACCCTGTGGCGTATCGTAGAATCGCCTTCAGAAGCGTTCCACAGAATTATAGTGGCTGAGCATAAGAATTACGTTCTCTTTCAGATGACGTTTCTGGGAATCGCGATCTCGTTCGCCTTGCTGTGGGCACGTCATGCCGGGAACGAGTTCGACAACCTGCTTTATCTGCTCTTGCTCGGTGTCGTTGTCGGGCTGGCGATCGCGCTTCCCGTAGGCGTTGTTCTTGCGGCGACACTCCACGGCCTGGTGAAATTTTTTGGCGGAAAAGGAACGATGAAGAACACCTATGCGGTTGTCGGCTGGTCTCTCACCCCGGTTCTTTTGTCGGTCTCCATTATTTTGCCGATCGAACTGGGCGCTTTAGGGTTGCGTTTATTTTCGACCGCCCCCTCGCCGATGGAAGTCAAGCCGGTGGTCTATGCCGTGCTGCTTTTGCTCGATGCGGTCGCCGGCATATGGTCGATCCAGCTCGCGAGGATCGGGCTAAGTATCGCGCACAAGATTTCCAGTTGGAAAGCGCTTGAGGTGGTGGTGATCGTGTGCCTGGTCTTCTCGACAGCGCTCTATCAGCTGTTCGCCTGGCTGATTGTTTGA
- a CDS encoding hemerythrin domain-containing protein, which produces MAIRDPIAIFLKEHDTALVQLRILKKSAADIKKNGYSDKAFKQLLKAAEFVDEEVRVHNGKEETALFPLVERYVDGPTNVLREDHQRMAKIYKKLRYSIEALKEGHEDSVARQELAEAAEGIVQLMVNHIHKENEILFPLVKRFFTKEELRKVAQRML; this is translated from the coding sequence ATGGCAATTCGAGATCCGATAGCGATCTTTCTAAAAGAACATGACACTGCGCTGGTTCAACTGCGTATCTTAAAAAAATCGGCGGCCGACATAAAGAAGAACGGGTACTCGGACAAGGCGTTCAAACAGCTCTTGAAAGCGGCGGAGTTCGTGGACGAAGAGGTCCGGGTGCACAACGGCAAAGAAGAGACGGCGCTGTTCCCTCTCGTTGAACGCTATGTTGACGGTCCGACAAACGTGCTTCGCGAAGACCATCAGCGGATGGCGAAAATCTACAAGAAACTGCGCTACAGCATCGAGGCGTTGAAGGAGGGCCACGAGGACAGCGTTGCCCGGCAGGAGTTGGCAGAAGCGGCCGAGGGGATTGTGCAGCTGATGGTGAACCACATCCACAAGGAAAATGAAATTCTCTTCCCCCTTGTGAAGAGATTCTTTACGAAAGAAGAACTTCGTAAAGTTGCTCAACGGATGCTCTAG